ACCGGGAGATGCTGAATTGATCAGTATCAAAGGAAAGCAGTTATTAGAGACTGCGGACCTGATCTTGTATGCAGGTAGCCTGGTTCCGGAAGAACTCACCTATTATGCGAAAACAGGCGCAGTAGTACGTAACTCCGCCAGTATGACGCTGGAAGATCAGATCAGTCTTATGGAAACGCATTATGCGAAAGGGCATTTGATCGTGCGTTTACAATCCGGCGATCCTTCCATATATGGCGCGATACAGGAGCAGATGACCATCTTTGATGAGAAAGACATGGACTACTCCATCGTACCAGGCATCTCTTCGTTCCAGGCGGCAGCAGCTTATCTGAAATCTGAGTTTACCATCCCGGAAGTCGTGCAAAGCATCATCTTAACACGTGGTGCCGGTAAGACCCCGTTACCGGAAAATGAGAAACTGAATGAGATGGCAAAGCACAAGGCAACCATGTGTATCTTCCTGAGTGCGACTATTGCGAAATCAGTACAGGCACAACTACTGGAACATTACGCACCTGACACACCGGTGGCAGTATTGTACAGGGTGACATGGAAAGATGAAGCAGTATTTACCGGTCAGTTAAAAGATCTTGCTCAGATCATCAGGGATAATAAACTAACCCTCACTACCCTGGTCATTGTCGGTGATGCAATTGGTGCAAGAAAGAACAGATCACATTTATATAGTCCTGAATGGAAACACACATTCAGAACAGGTAAAACATTAAATGTATAATAATGATACTTGTATTTGATGGAAGGACAAAATGACGATCAGAACAGGTAAAACTATAAAAGCATATTCATGATACTCGTATTTGGTGGAACGACAGAAGGAAGAAAAACCATGGCCCTGCTGGAACAGGCAGGCTTACCTTATTGCTATTCTACCAAATCGGAAATCGACATGCCATCGCAGACTTATGGCACATACAGGCATGGAGCACTCACCCCTGCTGCACTACAGGCTTTCTGTAAAGATCAGGGGGTACGTGTAATAGTTCATGCCAGTCATCCGTTTGCAACCGTATTACACCAGGCAATTGCGGAAGCAGGCTTGCCTGTTTTACGCTTTGAAAGAGAATATCCGGCACGTACAGTACATCCGCTGGTGAATTACTTTGAAAGTTATGATGCAGCAATGGACTATTTGTCCGTACATCCTGTAAAAAAGCTATTAGCCTTAACTGGTGTACAGACAATCCGTCAACTAACCAGGTATTGGCAGCATAATGAAACAGTTTTCAGGATCCTGCCAAGGGATAGTTCATTGGAACAGGCATTGGCAGCAGGTTTTCCAAAAGAAAAACTGATCATGGAAATGCCGGGCAATGAAGCGGCACTGATTGCTTTGCACAACATTACAGGTATACTGACAAAAGAAAGTGGTGAATCAGGTTTATTATCTGTCAAGATCAATGAAGCACTGGCAGCTAACATTCCCATTTTTATCATTTCCAGGCCTGTTATGCCGGCAGGGTTTATATCCGTAAAAGAAGATGATTTATTAGATCATTTAAAAGTTTATGTGGCATGTCTCTAAGAACAGGATATACCACCGGCGCCTGTGCAACTGCCTGTACCAAGGCAGCCCTGATAGCCCTGTTGACTCAGGCTCCTGTTGAAGAAATTGAGATCACATTACCACTCGGTCAAAAGGTATTATTCAAAGTAACCTGTTCATTTAATAATTTAAGTGCAACCTGCACCACGATCAAAGACGGTGGCGATGATCCGGATGCAACACATGGAGCCACCATCGGAAGCAGGGTTTCATTAAATACAGGAGATGATATTGTTTTTCTCAGAGGCGAAGGTGTAGGTGTAGTCACATTACCCGGCCTGGCCATTGGAGTAGGCGAGCCTGCGATCAATCCCGTTCCAAGAAAAATGATGCGCGATGCAGTGAATTTTATCCGGCATCAGTACCAGCTTACACAAGGTGTAGACATACAGGTGTTCGTAGTGAATGGAGAAGAGATCGCAAAGAAGACGTTGAATGCACGTATCGGTATTCTTGGTGGTATATCAATATTAGGTACCACTGGCATTGTAAAACCATTCAGTGCCTCTGCTTATATTGCCAGTATTACACAGGGCATTGATGTATCGATTGCTAATGGTTGCGATACCGTCGTGATCAATTCAGGCGGTCGGTCTGAAAATATATTAAGAAAGCGCTTCGCGCTTCTGCCGGAATTTGCCTTTGTGCAATATGGTAACTGGATTGGTGAAACATTGGATAAAATAAAAAACGACTCCCCTGCGGAAAGTGAAAATGGGTATTATGCTGGGCAAGGCCTGCAAACTGGCACAGGGAGAGCTGGACACACATAGTGGTAAATCCAGCTGGGATAAACAATTCATTTATGAACTGGCTATGGGTTGCGGGTATCCTCCGGAACAATGTCAGCCCATTCTGGATCTGAATCTGGCACGCAGACTGACGGAATTGTTTCCTTTTAATGCAGAAGAGGCTTTCTACAAAGCATTGGCAGCACGCTGCTATGCGGTATGTAAAGCGATCATCCCTGCTGTAAGACTGGAAATATTATTGATTGATGCGAATGACAATATAATTAGCTGGTAGTGATGATTGGAAATTTTGTTATTGATGCATATGAAAATTTAATTGCCTGCCAGCGAGGCTTGGAAATATTATTGATTGATGCATATGATAATATAATTAGCTGGTAGTGATGATTGGAAATTTTGTTGATTGATGCATATGAAAATTTAATTTCCTGCCAGCGAGGTTTTGAAATACTATTGATTGATGCGAATGACAATATAATTAGCTGGTAGTGATGATTGGAAATTTTGTTGATTGATGCATATGAAAATTTAATTGCCTGCCAGCGAGGTTTTGAAATACTATTGATTGATGCGAATGACAATATAATATGATTGGATTTTTATTAACAGATTCTATTTTATTAGGCGTACAACATTCTTTTGAACCGGACCATATGGCCGCCGTATCAGTATTGGCATCTGAAAAAGCGAACAACAAACTAAGTCTCCGCAAACTCATCTGGCGATCTTCCCAATGGGCATTAGGTCACTCCGTTTCTTTGATCCTCTTCAGCTTTTTCGCTTTATTATTGAAATCGGCTTTGCCTGTGAATATATCCGCCTATGCTGAAATGGCGGTAGGCCCCGTCATGATATGGCTGGGAATTTCCGCCATCCGCCGCAACCACCAGTTGAAAAAACTGATGGCTACCCACAAGGAATTTGCAGCGCACGACCACCTGAACAATGCCCTGCACATCCATGGCAAACAAGGGCAGGAAATCGCCATGAATCCCCTGAGCCGTAGCTTTTGGGTAGGCATGCTTCATGGCCTGGCAGGTACAGGCGGCGCCTGTGCCATCGCCCTTATACTGGCATCAAAAGATGCAGGTACGGCCATGTGGATTATCGTATTGCAAAGTTTGGGGATCGTTATTGCCATGACCACTTATAGTTGTGTACTGGCATTTTCCGTATCCCGTTTTATTGAAAGAAATCAGGTGGCGTTCAAATCAATGAACGCCATCGTCGGCCTCTTCTCAATTGGAGTAGGCTGTGTATGGGTATATAATTGTTTTGTATGATCACGTATCCTTTTACTGCCATTTGCGGACAGGAAGAATTTAAACTAGCGCTGACACTGTGTATGATCGATCCCGGATTGGGAGGCGTACTGGCACTGGGTGACAAAGGCACTGGTAAAACCACCACTGTAAGAGGGCTAAGTCATCTCCTGCAGGATATTCCTTTTGTAAACCTGCCAATAGGTGCAACAGAAGATCGTGTGCTGGGCAATGTAAAATTGGATGTGCTCCTGAACGAAAAGCGGCTGGAAATACAACCCGGTTTGCTGGCAGCAGCACATCATGGTATTCTCTATATAGACGAAATAAACCTCCTGAGTGATTATCTCATGGATGTATTACTGGATGCGGCGGCAAGCGGTGGCTATTATCTGGAAAGAGATACCATCTCCCAATGGATGGAAAGCCGCTTTTGCCTGGTAGGCACGATGAACCCGGAAGAAGGGAATCTGCGTCCGCAGTTGTTAGATCGCTTTGGATTAAGTGTACATATCAGTACACCTACAGATAAAGCGCTGCGCATGGAGATTGTACAGCGCAGGATAGCTTTTGATACAGACGCAGCAAAGTTTATTAAAAAATATAGTGACCATGAAAAGATGCTTGAAGCGCAGATCGTAGCTGCTCAGAATTTTTTACCCGCGGTTACGATTCCAACAAAGACCTATGATGTAGTCACTGACCTTTGTATCCGGCACCAGGTGGAAGGGATGCGTGCAGATATATTATTGATGAAAGCAGCCAGGGCACATGCCGCGTTTCATGGACAAAATACTATAAGGGAAGAAGATGTGCATGTAGTTCAAAACTTTGTCCTCTCCCACCGTTCACGTCAAACACCGCCGCCTCAAAGCTCTTCCCGCGAAAGCAAGCCTTCGGGCGATAAGGAGGGGGAGCCGAAAAAGGTCAGAACGATTTAAATAATTACCTTTTACAGGCAGCTGGCACTGAAAAGAGGTTAAATCTCAAAGGTGGGCCGAAAGGCCGTAAAAAGGGCCTGCCAATGCCTGTAATGACCACTCCCGTTATCGGCAATGATCATCAGACACGCGATCTGCTCGGCACAGTAAAAAATTACTTACTCACCGGCCAGCCTGAAATAAAATACCAGCGTAAATCTTCAAAAGCTGCCCTGTCTTTGTTATTTTTAATTGACAGCAGCGGCTCAATGATCAAAGACAGGCAGATCGCTTATATTAAGGGAGTCATTGCTCAAACTATTGCGCAGCATCAACACAAACGGCTGCGCTATGGCGCAGTTGCCCTTGCACAGGGCGATGCACAACTGGTATCACATTATACAACAGACACGACCAGTTTTATCGAAAGGATCGCCCAATTGCGGTCAGGCGGCAAGACCAATCTGAAAGCAGGGTTGCAACTTATACAACAAATGAAAACATCCGACAGGACACAACTTTACATCTTCACAGATGGGAAGATCAATACCGGCGGTAGTTTGCAGGACGCGGCCCTTTATTTCAAACAACACCTCCGGACTTTGTCTGCAACCACTGTCGTTAACATTGAAAGTGGTTTTGTGAAACTGGGCAGGGCGGCCGAGCTGGCAAAAGGAATTGGTGCTACTTACTTAAACTTATAACAGATGATCCATTACATTTCAGGCGGACAAAGGTCCGGCAAAACAAAATTTGCTATGCAGACAGCCTCGCAGCTGACCCCAAACCCTGTTTACCTGGCTACCAGCCGCATCTGGGATACAGAACACCAGGCAAGGATTGAGTTGCATAAACAGGAACGTGATCATCAATGGGAAAATATAGAAGAAGAGAAAGAAGTCAGTAAACTATTACTGCCCAACAGAACCGTGGTTTTTGACTGCGTCACCCTGTGGCTGACCAACTTCTTTACCGATGCACATTATAACATAGACATCGCACTCAGGGAGGCCAAAGCAGAATTTGACCTCTTTGCTGCTCAGGAATTTAATCTCATCATCATCTCCAACGAAATCGGTATGGGCGTACACGCTGATACTGAAATCGGCAGGAAGTTCGTCGACCTGCAGGGATGGATGAACCAATACATCGCACAAAAAGCGGATAAGGCAACGCTGATGGTATCAGGACTAGCCATTACAGTTAAATAAAACTGGCAGCACTGATATTATCAGAACTACCATTACAGTAACAAAACTGACAAGGCCACCCTGACAATCTCAGCACCACCACCTCAGTAACAAAACTGACAAGGCAACCCTGACATCTCAGCACCACCACCTCGGTAACAAAACTGACAAGGCAACCCTGACATCTCAGCACCTCCACCTCAGTAACAAAACTGACAAGGCCACCCTGATAATCTCCGCACCACCCATTATAATTAAACAGACATGACCGAATTTAACATCACACCACCTGACAGCCACCTTGACGCTGCCCTCACCGAAAAAATCAATTTAAAAACCAAACCACCAGGCTCCTTAGGCAAACTTGAAAAACTCGCCTTACAGATCGGGAAAATTCAAAACACCCTTTCGCCAACATTAACAAAACCTACCATCGTTGTATTCGCAGGTGACCATGGCATTGCTAAAGAAGGCGTAAGCCCTTTCCCCCAGGAAGTGACCTGGCAGATGGTATACAACTTCCTCCAGGGTGGCGCAGGTATCAATGTTTTTGCCCGCCAGCACCAGATCACCATCAAAGTTGTCGATGCCGGTGTGAATTATACCTTTCCTCCCCATCCGGATCTGATTGACTTAAAAGTAGCTCCAGGTACTCAAAGCTATCTCCATGCACCTGCCATGAGTGTAGAAGAATGTAACACCGCCATCAGTCGTGCAGCATCACTGGTAAGCCAATTACATGCAGACGGTTGTAATGTGATCGGATTTGGTGAAATGGGTATCGGCAATACTTCGGCTGCTGCATTGCTGATGAGTCTTTTATGTAACCTGCCACTGGAACAATGCATAGGCAGAGGTACGGGCCTGGATGATAAAGGATTGGAAAAGAAGAAAACAATCCTGGGCGAAGCCCTGCGTACACAAACGCCTGCTATCAAATCTCCGCTGGAAATACTAAGGACCTTTGGCGGCTTTGAAGTAGCCATGATCTGCGGTGCCATGCTGAAAGCCGCTGAATTGAAAATGGTTGTTCTGGTAGATGGCTTTATTACTACAGCTGCCTTGCTGGTTGCAGCTGCATTACATCCTGCAATACTGGATTACTGTGTATTTGCACATCAATCAAACGAGCAGGGACATCAGCAATTATTAAATTATTTACATGCAGATCCGTTATTGCAACTGGGTATGCGTTTAGGAGAAGGCACCGGTGCAGCTGTAGCATATCCGCTGGTACAGTCAGCCGTAGCATTCCTGAATGAAATGGCCAGCTTTGCATCTGCGGGTGTAACTAATAAAGACTAACATGATCAAAAGGGAAATCCTGTACTTCAGGGCCGCTTTGATGTTTTTCACCCGTTTGCCGGCGGGACATCACACCATTGTCGGATTACAAAGTGCCGCCAGGTATTTGCCACTGATAGGTATTCTGGTAGGTGCTACTGGTGCCACGGTATATTATCTGGGGCATTTGCTATTCAAAGACCCGTATGTAGCATCTGTACTCTCGATTGTAGCCACACTGCTGATGACAGGTGGCTTTCATGAAGACGGACTGGCAGACGTGGCAGATGGCTTTGGTGGTGGTTGGACAAAGGAAAAGATCCTGGAGATTATGAAGGATCCCCGCACTGGAGCTTATGGTGTGATGGCGCTGGTATGTAGTATTGGATTAAAAATATTCGTACTCGCGAAACTAGGAACGTTGCTGCCCGATCAGTTCTTTTTGATCTATGTATGCGGGCATACAATCAGCAGGGTTCCACCACTGTTTATGATGCGTTTTTTGGAGTATGCCCGCCTGGATGGAACCAGTAAGGTGGGTGCCGTGATCACCCCGGTCGGTATCGGCGCTTTGGTATTTGCGACGGTTACCGGATTCGTACCACTGACTATACTTGGTGTGGAAGCTGCATGGATCAGTGTAATTCCTTGTGCTACGATGACATTGTATTTAGGATGGTATTTCCAGAAGTGGATAGATGGGTATACAGGAGATTGTTTGGGGGCTACACAACAATTGAATGAGCTTATTTTTTACCTGTGTTTACTGGCGATATGGAATTATACTTTGTAAGACATGTACAACCGGCGATTGAAGCTGGAATTTGTTATGGGCAACTGGATGTACCTTTGCCGGCAGGATATGAAACCCTGCATAGTGAGATCATCGCTGGCCTGGGTCGTTTCGACAAAGTATATACCAGTCCTTTACAAAGATGTCAGTTATTGGCTCAAACCCTTTCAGCAAACTTTGTCCCGGATGAACGACTGAAGGAATTGAATTTTGGCGAATGGGAAGGAATGAAATGGAATGACATTGATCGTCAATTGATGGATCACTGGGGAGCTAATTACATCACTTCGGGCCCTCCGGGAGGTGAATCATTACAACAACTGGTAGCAAGACTAGATGCTTTTTTAAGAACAATTCCCTTCGCGGATCGCATCGTTATTGTAACCCATGCAGGCGTAATCCGTGCAGCACGACATCTGCTGGAAGCCCGGCCACTCAACGAAATCATGTCAGAAAAAATTAATTACGGAGGAATTTATACATTCAACTTATTATGAAGATCTATACTAAAAAAGGAGACCGGGGTACGACCGCCTTATTCGGCGGAAGCCGTGTAGATAAAGACGATGTAAGAGTAGAAAGCTACGGTACACTGGATGAAGTAAATTCTACCATCGGCCTGTTGCGAGCTAAACTTGGACCAGAACACGAATGGCAACCACGCTTACATAAGATCCAGAAAGACATGATGAACATGATGTCGCATCTGGCCCGTCCTTCTGACTGTAAAAAGGAAAACCCGAATCCAAAGCCGGAAGACGGTGCAGCCTTTTGTGAAGAATGGATTGATGAACTGGAAGCTGCCATGACATCAAAGTCTGATTACTTCTTATTACCAGGTGGCAATGAGATTTCTGCTTTGTGCCATGTGGTAAGAACACAATTGAGAAGAGGCGAAAGACGACTGGTATCGCTGATGAAAGTAGATACCATTGAAGATTATATACCCGCGTATGTAAACAGACTATCTGATCTGTTCTTCATTCTCGCAAGAGCAGAGATGGACAAGACAGGAGTAGCGGAAGAAAAATGGCAGCTGTTTCTTTACAAAAGAAAGAAACAGCCGGAATGATTGTTCCCTTCATCCTGCAAAAGCAAAGACGTACAAGCCGTAATGATTTACGCCCTGACAGCACAATTTCAAAGCTGGTCAGGGCAGTAATGACCTACTCCATATCCACAAACATACTTTGCAGCTTCTCCAGCGTCTCCGGTTTTGGCGCCTGCCACATTCCCCGCTGAATAGCTTCCAACATACGTTCTGTCATATCCTTCAATGCCCACGGATTTGCCTGTTCGATGAACTGACGATTCTCTTCATTGAACAGGTACTCCTGGGTAATCCCTTCATACATAAAATCATCTACCATATTAGTCGTTGCATCATAAGCAAATAGATAATCCATTGTTGCCGCCATCTCAAATGCCCCCTTATAACCATGTCGCTTCACACCAGCAATCCACTTCGGATTCACCACCCTTGAACGATATACTTTCAGCAACTCTTCTTTTAAACTCTTTATCCGCGGCGTCTCCGGACGTGCATGGTCGCCAAAATAAATAGACGGCTGCTCTCCTTTGATAGTTTCCACCGCATTTGCTAAACCACCCTGGAATTGGTAATAATCATCCGAATCGAGAATATCATGTTCCCGGTTATCCTGGTTATGCATTACGATTTGCAGATCAGATAAACGCTTTTCAAATACCTCATGCGCAGATTCACCTGTGCGGTCCGCACCATAAGCATACCCACTCCAATTGATATATACTTTAGCAAGATCTTCCCTCGTCTGCCAGTTCTTTTCATCTATCACTGCCTGTAACCCTGCGCCATAAGCACCTGGCTTGGAACCAAAAACCCTGAATAGAGATCTTTTATGTGCCCTGGTTTCATCCAATCCTTTATTGAGCCATTCCTGCTTTTCTGCGAGGTAGCGCTTGCGGATAGGATTCTGTTCCAACGGTTCATCCAGTAAAGCCACTTTTTCTACCACCGCATTCAGCAAAGAAATTACATCCGGAAATGCATCCCTGAAAAACCCTGAAATACGTAGCATAACATCGATGCGTGGCCTTCTCAATTGAATAAGCGGAATGATCTCAAAATCAGACACCCGCCTGTTAGCCGCCTGCCATACGGGTTGTACTCCCATAAGGGCCAGTGCCTGTGCGATGTCATCTCCACCTGTACGCATAGTACTGGTACCCCATACTGACAACCCTATAGATTCAGGATAATCCCCCTGCTCCTGCATGTAACGATTGATGATAAGGTTCGCGCTTTTGACCCCCAGGCTGTAAGCGGCCTGTGTGGGTATAGCGCGCACATCTACAGAATAGAAGTTTCTCCCTGTAGGCAAAACATCCATACGACCACGTGTAGGTGCACCGGAGCTACCACTGGGAACATAGCCAGCGTCTAAACCGTGTAAAAGGTGAGTGATTTCCTCCTTAGTGCGTTGAATCTTTGGTAAAGTATGCGTAAAGATATTTTCACAATATGCTTTGGTCGCCGGTAGATGGAAGTCTTCGCCTTGTAGGATATGATGACCACTCAGCATACGCTCACCTTTCAAAAGCCCCTCTCCATGCAACATCTCCATTCCCTTCAGCATCTCTTTCACAATCTCCTCCAACACAGCCACCGCATCCCCCCTGTTCCTACATCCCCTAAATAACACATGCGCACTTTCAAAAGCCACCTCATAATCCCCCCCTAAAGGATCAAATCCTAACCCCATCTCCTCTGCCGGCACCTGCGTAATCCCCTTCTGCCCCGCCACTGGCACCCTATGCAATGCTATCAGCAAATCAATCAACTGCTCATCCTCCGGCGCCTTTCCCAGAATATGCAACCCATCACGGATCTGCGCCTCTTTCAACTCACACAAATACCCATCCAGCTTCAACAACAACGTATCCATATCAGCAACGGCTGCCTGCAGATCTGTTTCCAGATCCGCCTCTTTCACCAACTGTGTGATCTGCGCACGAATCACCGCTGTACGCTTCGGATCCACACTAAACGCCTCGTAATATTCATCAATCAAATGTTCCAGCTTAGTCAACGTACCATAATTCTCAGCTCTCGTCATAGGCGGAATCAGGTGATCAATTATAATAGCATGTGTCCTGCGCTTCGCCTGCGTTCCTTCCCCCGGATCATTCACTATGAACGGATAGAAATGCGGGACAGGACTTAACAACACAGCAGGGAAACAACTCTCCTTACTCAATGCCACACTCTTCCCCGGCAACCATTCCAGGTTTCCATGCTTGCCACAATGAATCAAAGCATCTGCTTTGAACACCTCATTCACCCAACAGTAATAAGCAAGATATCTATAAGTAGGCGGTAAATCCGGCGAGTGGTAAATAGCCTTCTCATCCTGGTTATAACCACGTGCAGGCTGAATACTCACGAAGATATTCCCCAACAAACACCCGGGAATTATAAAATCCTCTTCCTGTGAAGGCCCCCATTGCTCAAGGATCTTCTCTTTAAGCAATGGTGCTAACTGCTCAAAATATTCCTGGAACCGATCCTTCTCGATACTAATCTGGTAAGGACGATACAACGTAGTATCCGTATCATTCGTCACATAATGCGTGATGAGTGTGATTAACTCCCCGCTGGTAGCTGGAATATAATCTCCTGTATCATACCCTGCTGTTTTCAATGCCTGCAGAATTTCCACAATACTCGCAGGTGTATCTAATCCTACCCCATTTGCCAAACGGCTATCCTTATTGGGATAGTTCGGCATGATAAGAGCAATATGTTTATCTTTTTGCTTTTTCTTCCCAAGCTGTATCCAGTTATTTGCAAAAGCCACCACAAAATCACAACCCTCTTCATGCGTACTATATTGCAGAATATCTGAATCTGTCAGCGCATCCTTGCCCACAGAAGATTTAAAAGAAATCGCCGTCGTAATAATACGACCATCTATCTCCGGCAATGCAATATTCATCGCCACATCTACTGGTGTCAGACCAAATAGGTTCTGCTCCCATACCTCTTTGGTACAGGCAGCAAAGATGCCCTGTATAACAGGTACATCAAG
This Chitinophaga sancti DNA region includes the following protein-coding sequences:
- the cbiD gene encoding cobalt-precorrin-5B (C(1))-methyltransferase CbiD; this encodes MSLRTGYTTGACATACTKAALIALLTQAPVEEIEITLPLGQKVLFKVTCSFNNLSATCTTIKDGGDDPDATHGATIGSRVSLNTGDDIVFLRGEGVGVVTLPGLAIGVGEPAINPVPRKMMRDAVNFIRHQYQLTQGVDIQVFVVNGEEIAKKTLNARIGILGGISILGTTGIVKPFSASAYIASITQGIDVSIANGCDTVVINSGGRSENILRKRFALLPEFAFVQYGNWIGETLDKIKNDSPAESENGYYAGQGLQTGTGRAGHT
- the cobT gene encoding nicotinate-nucleotide--dimethylbenzimidazole phosphoribosyltransferase yields the protein MTEFNITPPDSHLDAALTEKINLKTKPPGSLGKLEKLALQIGKIQNTLSPTLTKPTIVVFAGDHGIAKEGVSPFPQEVTWQMVYNFLQGGAGINVFARQHQITIKVVDAGVNYTFPPHPDLIDLKVAPGTQSYLHAPAMSVEECNTAISRAASLVSQLHADGCNVIGFGEMGIGNTSAAALLMSLLCNLPLEQCIGRGTGLDDKGLEKKKTILGEALRTQTPAIKSPLEILRTFGGFEVAMICGAMLKAAELKMVVLVDGFITTAALLVAAALHPAILDYCVFAHQSNEQGHQQLLNYLHADPLLQLGMRLGEGTGAAVAYPLVQSAVAFLNEMASFASAGVTNKD
- a CDS encoding cob(I)yrinic acid a,c-diamide adenosyltransferase; the encoded protein is MKIYTKKGDRGTTALFGGSRVDKDDVRVESYGTLDEVNSTIGLLRAKLGPEHEWQPRLHKIQKDMMNMMSHLARPSDCKKENPNPKPEDGAAFCEEWIDELEAAMTSKSDYFLLPGGNEISALCHVVRTQLRRGERRLVSLMKVDTIEDYIPAYVNRLSDLFFILARAEMDKTGVAEEKWQLFLYKRKKQPE
- a CDS encoding vWA domain-containing protein; translation: MPVMTTPVIGNDHQTRDLLGTVKNYLLTGQPEIKYQRKSSKAALSLLFLIDSSGSMIKDRQIAYIKGVIAQTIAQHQHKRLRYGAVALAQGDAQLVSHYTTDTTSFIERIAQLRSGGKTNLKAGLQLIQQMKTSDRTQLYIFTDGKINTGGSLQDAALYFKQHLRTLSATTVVNIESGFVKLGRAAELAKGIGATYLNL
- the cobN gene encoding cobaltochelatase subunit CobN; the protein is MHLIPTIPGGWNPNGDGVFHIQQSIGDVVFLSAADTEIHSLNNAYRELHQTHPQLPTLRIANLVYLKQELTIDKYVEEVISHSKLVICRLLGGRNYYPYLFEAISIACEQQNIPVLFLPGYDAPDVELLNNSTVDVKIADTLWKYCCAGGKHNLKNGLAYIFHHCFDTDLQFAPPQKIADLFLFHPEKGMIPPEDYIADVAILVYQTHYLADNLAPVNYLIKALEVKGLKPVIAFVSNLRDQHSLQELESLLKGKVKVLINTTSFSIKSMDKDESFLFDNLDVPVIQGIFAACTKEVWEQNLFGLTPVDVAMNIALPEIDGRIITTAISFKSSVGKDALTDSDILQYSTHEEGCDFVVAFANNWIQLGKKKQKDKHIALIMPNYPNKDSRLANGVGLDTPASIVEILQALKTAGYDTGDYIPATSGELITLITHYVTNDTDTTLYRPYQISIEKDRFQEYFEQLAPLLKEKILEQWGPSQEEDFIIPGCLLGNIFVSIQPARGYNQDEKAIYHSPDLPPTYRYLAYYCWVNEVFKADALIHCGKHGNLEWLPGKSVALSKESCFPAVLLSPVPHFYPFIVNDPGEGTQAKRRTHAIIIDHLIPPMTRAENYGTLTKLEHLIDEYYEAFSVDPKRTAVIRAQITQLVKEADLETDLQAAVADMDTLLLKLDGYLCELKEAQIRDGLHILGKAPEDEQLIDLLIALHRVPVAGQKGITQVPAEEMGLGFDPLGGDYEVAFESAHVLFRGCRNRGDAVAVLEEIVKEMLKGMEMLHGEGLLKGERMLSGHHILQGEDFHLPATKAYCENIFTHTLPKIQRTKEEITHLLHGLDAGYVPSGSSGAPTRGRMDVLPTGRNFYSVDVRAIPTQAAYSLGVKSANLIINRYMQEQGDYPESIGLSVWGTSTMRTGGDDIAQALALMGVQPVWQAANRRVSDFEIIPLIQLRRPRIDVMLRISGFFRDAFPDVISLLNAVVEKVALLDEPLEQNPIRKRYLAEKQEWLNKGLDETRAHKRSLFRVFGSKPGAYGAGLQAVIDEKNWQTREDLAKVYINWSGYAYGADRTGESAHEVFEKRLSDLQIVMHNQDNREHDILDSDDYYQFQGGLANAVETIKGEQPSIYFGDHARPETPRIKSLKEELLKVYRSRVVNPKWIAGVKRHGYKGAFEMAATMDYLFAYDATTNMVDDFMYEGITQEYLFNEENRQFIEQANPWALKDMTERMLEAIQRGMWQAPKPETLEKLQSMFVDME
- a CDS encoding histidine phosphatase family protein; the protein is MELYFVRHVQPAIEAGICYGQLDVPLPAGYETLHSEIIAGLGRFDKVYTSPLQRCQLLAQTLSANFVPDERLKELNFGEWEGMKWNDIDRQLMDHWGANYITSGPPGGESLQQLVARLDAFLRTIPFADRIVIVTHAGVIRAARHLLEARPLNEIMSEKINYGGIYTFNLL
- a CDS encoding adenosylcobinamide-GDP ribazoletransferase, with the translated sequence MIKREILYFRAALMFFTRLPAGHHTIVGLQSAARYLPLIGILVGATGATVYYLGHLLFKDPYVASVLSIVATLLMTGGFHEDGLADVADGFGGGWTKEKILEIMKDPRTGAYGVMALVCSIGLKIFVLAKLGTLLPDQFFLIYVCGHTISRVPPLFMMRFLEYARLDGTSKVGAVITPVGIGALVFATVTGFVPLTILGVEAAWISVIPCATMTLYLGWYFQKWIDGYTGDCLGATQQLNELIFYLCLLAIWNYTL
- a CDS encoding bifunctional adenosylcobinamide kinase/adenosylcobinamide-phosphate guanylyltransferase is translated as MIHYISGGQRSGKTKFAMQTASQLTPNPVYLATSRIWDTEHQARIELHKQERDHQWENIEEEKEVSKLLLPNRTVVFDCVTLWLTNFFTDAHYNIDIALREAKAEFDLFAAQEFNLIIISNEIGMGVHADTEIGRKFVDLQGWMNQYIAQKADKATLMVSGLAITVK
- a CDS encoding precorrin-6A/cobalt-precorrin-6A reductase — encoded protein: MILVFGGTTEGRKTMALLEQAGLPYCYSTKSEIDMPSQTYGTYRHGALTPAALQAFCKDQGVRVIVHASHPFATVLHQAIAEAGLPVLRFEREYPARTVHPLVNYFESYDAAMDYLSVHPVKKLLALTGVQTIRQLTRYWQHNETVFRILPRDSSLEQALAAGFPKEKLIMEMPGNEAALIALHNITGILTKESGESGLLSVKINEALAANIPIFIISRPVMPAGFISVKEDDLLDHLKVYVACL
- a CDS encoding ATP-binding protein: MITYPFTAICGQEEFKLALTLCMIDPGLGGVLALGDKGTGKTTTVRGLSHLLQDIPFVNLPIGATEDRVLGNVKLDVLLNEKRLEIQPGLLAAAHHGILYIDEINLLSDYLMDVLLDAAASGGYYLERDTISQWMESRFCLVGTMNPEEGNLRPQLLDRFGLSVHISTPTDKALRMEIVQRRIAFDTDAAKFIKKYSDHEKMLEAQIVAAQNFLPAVTIPTKTYDVVTDLCIRHQVEGMRADILLMKAARAHAAFHGQNTIREEDVHVVQNFVLSHRSRQTPPPQSSSRESKPSGDKEGEPKKVRTI